A DNA window from Actinokineospora baliensis contains the following coding sequences:
- the thrC gene encoding threonine synthase, which produces MTSVDVQTSTLDLGPARALSCRECGHRIPLAAEFACAECFGPLEVAYDFGTVTRADIEAGPRSIWRYKNLLPVPADVERFPNTDPGLTRLVKADRLAAALGVKSLWVKDDTGNPTHSFKDRVVAVALAAARTLGFSVLACPSTGNLANAVAAAAARAGWDSVVLIPSSLERAKILTTAVYDGALIAVDGNYDDVNRLATELAAEHEDWAFVNVNVRPYYAEGSKTLGYEVAEQLGWRLPGQVVVPVASGSQLTKVDKAFRELGELGLVEATPYRIFGAQATGCSPVSAAFKAGQDVIRPVKPDTIARSLAIGAPADGPYVLDSVRRTGGAVEDVTDAEVVEGIRLLARTEGIFAETAGGVTVATAKKLIETGQLDPEADTVLLITGDGLKTLDAVQDHIGPRATVPPTAAAVHEVLNRG; this is translated from the coding sequence ATGACCTCTGTCGACGTCCAGACCAGCACACTCGACCTCGGCCCCGCTCGGGCGCTGTCCTGTCGTGAGTGCGGCCACCGGATCCCCCTCGCCGCCGAGTTCGCCTGTGCCGAGTGCTTCGGCCCGCTCGAGGTCGCCTACGACTTCGGCACGGTGACCAGGGCCGACATCGAGGCGGGCCCCCGCTCGATCTGGCGCTACAAGAACCTGCTGCCCGTCCCCGCCGACGTCGAGCGGTTCCCGAACACCGACCCCGGCCTGACCCGCCTGGTCAAGGCCGACCGGCTGGCCGCGGCCCTGGGCGTGAAGTCGTTGTGGGTCAAGGACGACACCGGCAACCCCACGCACTCGTTCAAGGACCGCGTGGTCGCCGTCGCCCTCGCCGCCGCCCGCACCCTCGGCTTCAGCGTCCTGGCCTGCCCGTCGACCGGCAACCTCGCCAACGCCGTCGCCGCGGCCGCCGCCCGCGCGGGCTGGGACTCGGTCGTGCTGATCCCGTCCTCGCTCGAGCGCGCCAAGATCCTCACCACCGCGGTCTACGACGGCGCCCTGATCGCCGTCGACGGCAACTACGACGACGTCAACCGGCTGGCCACCGAGCTCGCCGCCGAGCACGAGGACTGGGCGTTCGTCAACGTCAACGTCCGCCCGTACTACGCCGAGGGCTCCAAGACGCTGGGCTACGAGGTCGCCGAGCAGCTCGGCTGGCGCCTGCCCGGCCAGGTCGTGGTGCCGGTGGCCTCCGGCTCGCAGTTGACCAAGGTGGACAAGGCGTTCCGCGAGCTCGGCGAGCTCGGCCTGGTCGAGGCGACCCCGTACCGGATCTTCGGCGCGCAGGCCACCGGCTGCTCCCCGGTGTCGGCGGCGTTCAAGGCGGGCCAGGACGTGATCCGCCCGGTCAAGCCGGACACGATCGCGCGCTCGCTGGCCATCGGCGCCCCCGCCGACGGCCCGTACGTGCTCGACTCGGTCCGCCGCACCGGCGGCGCGGTCGAGGACGTCACCGACGCCGAGGTCGTCGAGGGCATCCGCCTGCTGGCCCGCACCGAGGGCATCTTCGCCGAGACCGCCGGTGGCGTCACCGTGGCGACCGCGAAGAAGCTCATCGAGACCGGCCAGCTCGACCCCGAAGCCGACACCGTCCTGCTGATCACCGGCGACGGCCTCAAGACCCTCGACGCCGTCCAGGACCACATCGGCCCGCGCGCCACCGTCCCGCCGACGGCCGCCGCCGTCCACGAGGTCCTCAACCGGGGCTGA
- the rsfS gene encoding ribosome silencing factor yields MAATHEARELALVAAGAAADKKAADVIVLDVSDQLVITDCFVIASAANERQVGAIVDGVEERMREAGTKPVRREGAREGRWVLLDFVDVVVHIQHADERSFYGLERLWKDCPRIEFDMGPHTGEVGAAAEDVE; encoded by the coding sequence GTGGCAGCGACGCACGAGGCACGCGAACTGGCACTGGTCGCGGCCGGTGCGGCGGCCGACAAGAAGGCCGCCGACGTGATCGTGCTGGACGTCTCCGACCAGCTCGTGATCACCGACTGCTTCGTGATCGCCTCCGCCGCCAACGAGCGGCAGGTCGGCGCGATCGTGGACGGCGTCGAGGAGAGGATGCGCGAGGCGGGCACCAAGCCGGTCCGCCGCGAGGGCGCCCGCGAGGGCCGCTGGGTGCTGCTGGACTTCGTCGACGTCGTGGTGCACATCCAGCACGCCGACGAGCGCTCGTTCTACGGCCTGGAGCGGCTGTGGAAGGACTGCCCGCGCATCGAGTTCGACATGGGCCCGCACACCGGCGAGGTGGGGGCCGCGGCCGAGGACGTCGAGTGA
- the nadD gene encoding nicotinate-nucleotide adenylyltransferase yields MARRIGIMGGTFDPVHHGHLVAASEVQARFDLDEVVFVPTGVPWQKDGQQVSAAEDRYLMTVVATASNPRFSVSRVDIDRTGVTYTVDTLRDLNARYPDAELFFITGADALEQILSWHRAEELFTLAHFVGVTRPGYSLADAHLPSGTVSLVEVPALAISSTDCRARVASGLPVWYLVPDGVVQYISKRHLYAAED; encoded by the coding sequence ATGGCTCGCCGGATTGGCATCATGGGCGGCACCTTCGACCCCGTGCACCACGGTCACCTCGTGGCCGCGAGTGAGGTGCAGGCGCGGTTCGACCTCGACGAGGTGGTGTTCGTGCCCACCGGGGTGCCGTGGCAGAAGGACGGCCAGCAGGTCAGCGCCGCGGAGGACCGGTACCTGATGACCGTCGTCGCCACCGCGTCCAACCCCCGGTTCTCCGTCAGCCGGGTCGACATCGACCGCACCGGGGTCACCTACACGGTCGACACGCTGCGTGACCTCAACGCGCGCTACCCCGACGCCGAGCTGTTCTTCATCACCGGCGCCGACGCCCTGGAGCAGATCCTGTCCTGGCACCGCGCCGAGGAGCTGTTCACCCTGGCCCACTTCGTGGGCGTGACCAGGCCCGGGTACAGCCTGGCCGACGCCCACCTGCCCTCCGGCACGGTCAGCCTGGTCGAGGTGCCCGCCCTCGCCATCTCCTCCACCGACTGCCGCGCGCGCGTCGCCTCGGGCCTGCCCGTGTGGTACCTCGTCCCCGACGGGGTGGTGCAGTACATCTCCAAGCGCCACCTCTACGCCGCCGAGGACTGA
- a CDS encoding nitroreductase family protein, translating to MAWIPIHDQPYDPVPYRPARVTAAESLQAAAELRAKMDERRTVRAFSTEPVPEQVVIDAIAVAATAPSGAHQQPWTFVLVTDPEVRAQIREAAEKEEQLSYAGRLGEEWLSALRPLGTDQNKPHLTDAPFLIVVFEQRYYLDGEGDQHKHYYVDESVGIAVGMLLTALHLSGLAALTHTPSPMKFLSEVLDRPKNEKAFAVIPVGYPAQDATVPRLIRKDLDQVMVRI from the coding sequence ATGGCTTGGATACCGATCCACGATCAGCCGTACGACCCCGTGCCGTACCGGCCCGCCAGGGTCACCGCGGCGGAGTCGCTGCAGGCTGCCGCCGAGTTGCGCGCCAAGATGGACGAGCGCAGGACCGTGCGCGCGTTCTCCACGGAACCGGTGCCCGAGCAGGTCGTGATCGACGCCATAGCGGTGGCCGCGACGGCTCCTTCGGGTGCCCACCAGCAGCCGTGGACGTTCGTCCTGGTGACCGACCCCGAGGTTCGGGCCCAGATCCGGGAAGCCGCTGAGAAGGAAGAGCAGCTCTCTTACGCGGGCAGGCTCGGCGAGGAGTGGCTGTCTGCGTTACGTCCTCTAGGGACGGACCAGAACAAGCCGCACCTCACGGACGCGCCGTTCCTGATCGTGGTGTTCGAGCAGCGGTACTACCTCGACGGTGAAGGCGACCAGCACAAGCACTACTACGTCGACGAGTCAGTAGGCATCGCCGTCGGCATGCTGCTCACCGCGCTGCACCTGTCGGGTCTCGCGGCGCTGACCCACACGCCGAGCCCGATGAAGTTCCTCTCCGAGGTGCTCGACCGGCCCAAGAACGAAAAGGCGTTCGCGGTGATCCCGGTCGGCTACCCCGCACAGGACGCGACCGTCCCGAGGCTGATCCGCAAGGACCTCGACCAGGTCATGGTGCGGATCTGA
- the holA gene encoding DNA polymerase III subunit delta: protein MNSPSVVPPPLQLVLGEEELLIERAIRGVLDTARLADPAADLTRTRVAELTAPELAEMVSPSLFAEGRVIVLDAAHEATQDIAALVINYAKAPADGIVLVVVHNGAGRKAGKDVVAAMKKAGAVVTECPKITKAAEREAFVRNEIRRAGGKTDPRAVAALVDSVGSDLRELAAAAAQLVADAAGDVSEEAVRRYHRGRADVTGFAVAEKAVTGDVAGAMEALRWAMQLGVPHVLVADALADAVRTVARVAGAGRADPFKLAGELGMPAWKVKKALAQSRGWKPAGLADAMRAVAEVNADVKGVAADADYALERAVLRLAEAQRRD from the coding sequence GTGAACTCGCCCTCGGTCGTCCCGCCGCCGCTGCAACTGGTGCTGGGAGAAGAGGAATTGCTCATCGAGCGCGCCATCCGCGGCGTGCTCGACACCGCCAGGCTCGCCGACCCGGCCGCCGACCTGACCAGGACCCGGGTGGCTGAACTCACAGCCCCCGAGCTGGCCGAGATGGTCAGCCCGTCGCTGTTCGCCGAGGGCAGGGTGATCGTGCTCGACGCCGCGCACGAGGCGACCCAGGACATCGCCGCGCTGGTGATCAACTACGCCAAGGCGCCCGCCGACGGGATCGTGCTCGTGGTGGTGCACAACGGTGCGGGACGCAAGGCGGGCAAGGACGTCGTGGCCGCCATGAAGAAGGCGGGCGCGGTGGTCACCGAGTGCCCGAAGATCACCAAGGCCGCCGAGCGCGAGGCCTTCGTGCGCAACGAGATCCGCCGCGCGGGGGGCAAGACCGACCCGAGGGCGGTCGCCGCGCTGGTCGACTCCGTCGGGTCCGACCTGCGGGAGCTCGCCGCCGCGGCGGCGCAACTGGTGGCCGACGCGGCTGGCGACGTCAGCGAGGAGGCGGTGCGCCGCTACCACCGCGGGCGGGCCGACGTGACCGGGTTCGCGGTCGCCGAGAAGGCGGTCACCGGGGACGTCGCCGGTGCGATGGAAGCCCTGCGCTGGGCGATGCAGTTGGGCGTCCCGCACGTGCTGGTCGCCGACGCGCTCGCCGACGCCGTGCGCACCGTGGCCAGGGTGGCCGGGGCGGGGCGCGCGGACCCGTTCAAGCTCGCGGGCGAGCTGGGCATGCCCGCCTGGAAGGTCAAGAAGGCCCTCGCCCAGTCCCGCGGCTGGAAGCCGGCGGGCCTCGCCGACGCCATGCGCGCGGTCGCCGAGGTCAACGCCGACGTCAAGGGCGTCGCCGCAGACGCCGACTACGCCCTGGAACGCGCCGTCCTGCGCCTGGCCGAGGCCCAGCGCCGCGACTGA
- the rpsT gene encoding 30S ribosomal protein S20, with amino-acid sequence MANIKSQLKRIKTNEKARLRNKSVKSSVKTAIRKFREAAEAGDQAKAQQLLAEASRKLDKAAGKGVIHPNQAANKKSAMAQRVNKLG; translated from the coding sequence ATGGCGAACATCAAGTCCCAGCTCAAGCGGATCAAGACGAACGAGAAGGCGCGCCTGCGCAACAAGTCCGTCAAGTCCTCGGTCAAGACCGCGATCCGCAAGTTCCGCGAGGCCGCCGAGGCCGGTGACCAGGCCAAGGCCCAGCAGCTGCTCGCCGAGGCCAGCCGCAAGCTGGACAAGGCCGCTGGCAAGGGTGTCATCCACCCCAACCAGGCCGCCAACAAGAAGTCGGCGATGGCGCAGCGGGTCAACAAGCTCGGCTGA
- a CDS encoding ComEA family DNA-binding protein, translating to MADTQRVNQIDSVLARLASIAGRPWDGAAPEVPRPRRRFSAAVAIGLVVVGALTLGVLTLSGSPPTPEPAPALAAAAVDEPPTPNIVVDIVGKVRDPGLRTLPDGSRVDDALRASGGALPGTDLTTLNLARKLVDGEQIHVGQPAPPPTDPEPGGKVNLNTATLARLDTLPGVGTVTAQRILDWRTKHGRFTKIDQLGDVEGIGPARLEALRDLVVVR from the coding sequence ATGGCAGACACACAGCGCGTCAACCAGATCGACTCGGTACTGGCCCGGCTCGCCTCGATCGCGGGCCGCCCCTGGGACGGCGCCGCACCCGAGGTTCCCAGACCCCGCAGGCGCTTCTCGGCCGCGGTCGCCATCGGTCTCGTGGTCGTCGGCGCCCTCACACTCGGCGTCCTGACCCTTTCCGGCTCGCCCCCGACACCGGAGCCCGCCCCCGCGCTGGCCGCCGCTGCCGTCGACGAACCTCCGACCCCGAACATCGTGGTCGACATCGTGGGCAAGGTCCGCGACCCCGGCCTCCGCACCCTCCCCGACGGCTCCCGCGTCGACGACGCGCTCCGAGCCAGCGGCGGAGCCCTCCCCGGTACCGACCTGACCACCCTCAACCTGGCCCGCAAACTGGTTGATGGCGAACAGATCCACGTCGGCCAACCAGCGCCACCCCCAACCGACCCCGAACCCGGCGGCAAGGTCAACCTCAACACAGCCACCCTCGCCCGCCTGGACACCCTCCCCGGCGTCGGCACCGTGACAGCCCAACGCATCCTCGACTGGCGCACCAAACACGGCCGCTTCACCAAAATCGACCAGCTGGGCGACGTGGAAGGCATCGGCCCAGCCCGCCTGGAAGCCCTCCGAGACCTAGTAGTCGTCCGATGA
- a CDS encoding histidine phosphatase family protein: protein MTLRRLVLWRHGETDYNASGRMQGHIDSHLTEVGRNQARFAVPALARFSPDLIVASDLRRATDTAAVFSEAVGLPLRVDKRLRETNLGLWQGRTGPEIDLEWPGGRAEWQTDATWTPPGGESRIEVAARATEVVTGLDEGTDDTVVLCAHGGLITALTGSLLELPVANWWQLGGISNCHWTVLARRETSGLAWRLVAYNVGITG, encoded by the coding sequence GTGACCCTGCGCAGGCTCGTCCTGTGGCGCCACGGCGAGACCGACTACAACGCCTCTGGCCGGATGCAGGGCCACATCGACTCGCACCTGACCGAGGTCGGCCGCAACCAGGCCCGCTTCGCCGTGCCCGCGCTTGCCCGGTTCTCCCCGGACCTCATCGTGGCCTCCGACCTGCGCCGGGCCACCGACACCGCCGCGGTGTTCAGCGAGGCCGTCGGGCTCCCGTTGCGGGTGGACAAGCGTTTGCGCGAGACCAACTTGGGGTTGTGGCAGGGCAGGACCGGTCCCGAGATCGACCTGGAGTGGCCGGGCGGTCGCGCTGAGTGGCAGACCGACGCGACCTGGACCCCGCCCGGCGGTGAGTCCCGGATCGAGGTGGCCGCCCGCGCGACCGAGGTGGTCACCGGGCTGGACGAGGGCACCGACGACACCGTCGTGCTGTGCGCGCACGGCGGTCTTATCACCGCGCTGACTGGCAGCCTCTTGGAGCTACCGGTGGCGAACTGGTGGCAGCTGGGAGGCATCTCCAACTGCCATTGGACAGTGCTCGCCCGTAGAGAGACCAGCGGGCTCGCGTGGCGCTTGGTCGCCTACAACGTTGGCATCACCGGATAG
- the octT gene encoding diglucosylglycerate octanoyltransferase, with protein sequence MFGDSLSFHGPDGPHPADDPRLWPNLAAASVGARTELFAGFGWTARDAYWCLVGDPRVWTHMPNADVLVLAIGGMDTLPSPLPTYLRQGIRYLRPDWLRRRAREAYLAVQPWASRVTRGRPVALPAELTVRYLNDIVVAVWALRPDLPVVVMLPSVHRSSAYGYVHTGRPRAVALVREWAKRSGVVLFDVAAVIGDHVMGGHGNPDGMHWGWDGHQAVAVALAEHLAPLLDELPDN encoded by the coding sequence ATGTTCGGCGACTCGCTGAGCTTCCACGGCCCCGACGGTCCCCACCCGGCCGACGACCCCCGCCTATGGCCGAACCTGGCCGCTGCCAGTGTGGGTGCCCGCACCGAGCTCTTCGCGGGCTTCGGCTGGACCGCACGTGACGCCTACTGGTGCCTTGTGGGGGACCCTCGCGTGTGGACGCACATGCCTAACGCCGACGTGTTGGTGCTGGCCATTGGCGGTATGGACACGCTGCCCTCGCCGCTACCGACCTACCTCCGTCAAGGCATCCGCTACCTCCGTCCGGACTGGTTGCGTCGCCGCGCCCGCGAGGCTTACCTGGCTGTCCAGCCATGGGCATCTCGCGTGACACGTGGGCGGCCAGTGGCGCTGCCCGCGGAACTGACCGTGCGGTACTTGAACGACATCGTGGTCGCTGTGTGGGCTCTTAGGCCTGACCTGCCGGTCGTGGTCATGTTGCCGTCTGTGCACCGGTCGTCCGCCTATGGTTATGTGCACACCGGTAGGCCCCGCGCGGTCGCTCTTGTGCGTGAATGGGCCAAGCGCAGTGGAGTGGTCCTGTTCGACGTAGCCGCGGTCATCGGCGACCACGTCATGGGTGGTCACGGCAACCCAGACGGCATGCACTGGGGTTGGGACGGGCATCAGGCGGTGGCAGTGGCGTTGGCTGAGCACCTGGCGCCGCTGTTGGACGAGCTTCCGGACAACTAG
- a CDS encoding acyl-CoA thioesterase, whose protein sequence is MDPKPSSAARTSLSHIMTVVDTNLLGTVHGGVIMKLVDDVAGAVAQRHSGGPAVTAAMDGMTFLHPVRVGDLVHAHAQVNWAGKSSMEVGVRVLAEPWDRAGVPPTKVATAYLVFVAVNEDGHPRPVPPVAPETEEDERRLREAEIRRQHRLARRDEILASRTPKP, encoded by the coding sequence ATGGATCCCAAGCCCAGTTCGGCCGCGAGGACCTCGCTGTCGCACATCATGACCGTGGTGGACACCAACCTCCTCGGCACCGTCCACGGTGGAGTCATCATGAAGCTGGTCGACGACGTGGCCGGGGCGGTGGCCCAGCGCCACTCCGGCGGCCCCGCCGTCACCGCCGCCATGGACGGCATGACCTTCCTGCACCCGGTCCGCGTCGGTGACCTGGTCCACGCGCACGCCCAGGTCAACTGGGCGGGCAAGTCCTCGATGGAGGTCGGCGTCCGCGTCCTGGCCGAACCCTGGGACCGCGCCGGTGTCCCCCCGACCAAGGTGGCCACCGCATACCTGGTCTTCGTCGCCGTCAACGAAGACGGCCACCCCCGCCCCGTTCCCCCGGTCGCCCCCGAGACCGAAGAGGACGAACGGCGACTGCGCGAAGCCGAGATCCGCCGCCAACACCGCCTGGCCCGCCGCGACGAGATCCTCGCCAGCCGCACCCCCAAGCCCTGA
- a CDS encoding DNA internalization-related competence protein ComEC/Rec2 codes for MRLDWRLVPGALAVWLAGLVGLLGHWVLAVVVGGVGVVGGAVFLRRGLRPSGAGWPLVVCGVLAICPIAWRVREAAVDPLRAEAARAAVVELRVEVGERPRRVKASGFGAMPSGVRSVVIPVTAEGSRLLVFAPVEQWADLLPGQRLVARGTLGAAEPGSLTVAVLRVRGPPSEVSAAPGWQVAAQSLRDGLRVAASVLDDEAAGLLPALVVGDTDGMVQSVEDDFRAAGMAHLLAVSGANLAIVCVCVLFLARLLRAGPRGSAVVALAVLVGYVVLVGPEPSVLRAGVMGAVGLLALALGRERSALPALAAAVIALVAVDPAMAVSFGFVLSVLATAALVLVVPGWVDRLARRRVPRLVAEAVAVPAAAHLATAPVVAGMSGQVSLVAVVANLVAAPVVAPATVLGLAAALVMPVLPWLAEWLARFAGPPVGWLVLVGGWAADVPGAVLDWPSGWWGGVALVLLLGCLAVGSRYRRARVAMALGVIGVVLVLLPIRVLAPGWPPAGWAAVACDVGQGDAVVLSTADSGRAVLVDTGPDPAPVRECLDRLEVRQLPLVILSHLHADHVGGLASVLADRSVGAVAVGPGRAPEWAWRQVRRQTEAASVPLVSVAEGQRLAWPGLSVEVLAPRGKEVRAESDGTAINNRSVVLRATTRTGRVLLTGDVELAAQADLLAAGVDLTAEVVKVPHHGSRYTAPEFMAAVRARVALVSVGAGNRYGHPSPRTLDVLTWTGARVVRTDLQGDSAVVGSGVVVRGQPRSPPGR; via the coding sequence GTGCGGTTGGACTGGCGGTTGGTGCCGGGGGCGCTGGCGGTCTGGCTGGCCGGGTTGGTCGGGTTGTTGGGGCACTGGGTCCTGGCGGTCGTTGTCGGGGGAGTGGGGGTGGTTGGTGGTGCCGTCTTTCTCCGGCGCGGGCTGCGGCCGAGCGGAGCTGGATGGCCGTTGGTGGTGTGCGGGGTGCTGGCGATCTGTCCGATCGCTTGGCGGGTTCGTGAGGCCGCGGTTGACCCGTTGCGGGCCGAGGCCGCGCGGGCCGCGGTGGTGGAGCTGCGAGTGGAGGTGGGAGAACGCCCGAGGAGGGTGAAGGCGAGTGGGTTCGGTGCGATGCCCTCCGGGGTGCGGTCGGTGGTCATCCCGGTGACCGCCGAGGGCAGCCGCCTGCTGGTGTTCGCGCCGGTGGAGCAGTGGGCAGACCTGTTGCCGGGGCAGCGGTTGGTGGCCCGGGGCACGCTCGGGGCCGCTGAACCGGGGAGCCTGACCGTCGCCGTGCTGCGGGTCCGCGGGCCGCCGTCGGAGGTGAGTGCCGCGCCGGGGTGGCAGGTGGCCGCCCAGTCGCTGCGGGACGGGCTGCGGGTGGCGGCCTCCGTGCTCGACGACGAGGCGGCGGGACTGCTCCCGGCCTTGGTGGTCGGCGACACCGACGGGATGGTCCAGTCGGTCGAGGACGACTTCCGGGCCGCGGGGATGGCCCACCTGCTGGCGGTCAGCGGGGCGAACCTGGCCATCGTCTGCGTCTGCGTGCTGTTCCTGGCGAGGTTGCTGCGGGCGGGACCGCGTGGCTCAGCGGTCGTGGCCTTGGCTGTGCTGGTCGGGTACGTCGTGCTCGTCGGGCCGGAGCCGAGTGTGCTGCGGGCCGGGGTCATGGGCGCGGTCGGCCTGCTGGCCTTGGCGCTCGGTCGGGAGCGGTCGGCGTTGCCCGCGCTCGCCGCCGCGGTGATCGCGCTGGTCGCGGTGGATCCGGCGATGGCGGTCAGTTTCGGGTTCGTGTTGTCCGTGCTCGCGACAGCCGCCCTGGTCCTGGTGGTGCCGGGGTGGGTGGACCGGCTCGCCCGACGGCGGGTGCCCAGGCTGGTCGCCGAGGCGGTCGCCGTGCCCGCGGCGGCGCACCTGGCCACGGCACCGGTGGTCGCCGGGATGAGTGGCCAGGTCAGCCTGGTCGCCGTGGTCGCGAACCTGGTGGCCGCCCCGGTCGTGGCGCCCGCGACCGTGCTCGGGCTCGCCGCCGCGCTCGTCATGCCCGTCCTGCCCTGGTTGGCGGAGTGGCTGGCGCGGTTCGCCGGGCCGCCGGTCGGTTGGCTGGTCCTGGTCGGCGGCTGGGCAGCGGACGTGCCGGGTGCGGTGCTCGACTGGCCGTCGGGCTGGTGGGGTGGCGTTGCCCTTGTGCTGCTGCTCGGGTGCTTGGCGGTCGGGTCGCGCTACCGGCGGGCCCGGGTCGCGATGGCGCTGGGCGTGATCGGGGTGGTGCTCGTCCTGCTCCCGATCCGCGTCCTCGCGCCTGGGTGGCCACCAGCCGGGTGGGCGGCCGTCGCGTGCGATGTCGGGCAGGGGGATGCCGTCGTTCTGTCCACTGCGGACAGTGGGCGGGCGGTGCTGGTCGACACCGGGCCGGATCCCGCGCCGGTGCGGGAATGCCTGGACCGGCTTGAGGTGCGGCAGCTGCCGCTGGTGATCCTCAGCCACCTGCACGCCGATCACGTCGGTGGGCTGGCTTCGGTGTTGGCGGACCGGTCGGTCGGCGCGGTCGCCGTCGGGCCGGGACGGGCGCCGGAGTGGGCTTGGCGACAGGTGCGGCGGCAGACCGAGGCGGCCTCAGTGCCGTTGGTCAGCGTCGCAGAAGGGCAGCGGCTGGCTTGGCCAGGGCTGTCAGTGGAAGTACTGGCCCCACGGGGAAAGGAGGTACGCGCCGAGTCGGATGGCACGGCGATCAACAACCGTTCGGTGGTCCTGCGGGCGACCACGCGGACCGGTCGGGTGCTGCTCACCGGGGATGTCGAGTTGGCAGCCCAAGCCGACCTGCTGGCCGCCGGGGTCGACCTGACGGCTGAGGTCGTGAAGGTGCCGCACCACGGATCTCGTTACACCGCACCGGAGTTCATGGCGGCCGTCAGGGCGCGGGTGGCTCTGGTCAGCGTCGGAGCGGGCAACCGCTACGGGCACCCCAGTCCGCGCACGCTCGACGTCCTCACCTGGACGGGCGCGCGAGTGGTGCGCACCGACCTCCAGGGCGACAGCGCGGTCGTCGGCTCGGGCGTGGTCGTGCGGGGGCAGCCGAGGTCGCCGCCGGGGCGGTGA
- a CDS encoding DegV family protein: MPFAVLTDSTAYLPEGAAERNAVHVVPLLVRVDGQEGRDGLDIGPAQLAAALRDRRMVTTSRPNPAEFAATYRTLLDAGADGVLSVHLSRELSGTWESARLASEEFGTAVRVVDSRTTAMGLGFAVLRAAEVAATGAPGAEVEAAAVAAAEATRCFFVVETLEYLRRGGRIGAAAALLGTALAVKPILHVVDGQIVPLEKVRTTSRALGRLVDLAVDAAGESPVRVAVHHLADPGRAAELAARLAARLPSATCVVSELGAVIGAHTGPGVLGVVVAPR; this comes from the coding sequence GTGCCCTTCGCCGTGCTGACAGATTCCACCGCTTACCTGCCGGAAGGTGCGGCAGAGCGGAACGCGGTGCACGTAGTACCGCTTCTGGTGCGTGTGGACGGTCAGGAAGGTCGCGACGGCCTAGACATCGGTCCCGCCCAGTTGGCCGCCGCTCTACGCGATAGGCGGATGGTGACGACCTCTAGGCCCAACCCGGCCGAGTTCGCCGCTACCTACCGCACGCTGCTGGACGCGGGTGCGGACGGTGTGCTGTCGGTACACCTGTCCCGCGAGCTGTCCGGCACCTGGGAGTCAGCGCGGTTGGCCTCGGAGGAGTTCGGCACCGCGGTGCGCGTCGTCGACTCCCGTACGACCGCCATGGGCCTGGGGTTCGCCGTGCTGCGAGCCGCCGAGGTGGCCGCGACGGGGGCGCCAGGCGCGGAGGTCGAGGCGGCTGCTGTGGCGGCGGCGGAGGCGACGAGGTGCTTCTTCGTCGTCGAGACCCTGGAGTACCTGAGGCGCGGCGGCCGGATCGGCGCTGCGGCGGCGCTGCTGGGTACCGCGCTGGCGGTCAAGCCGATCTTGCACGTGGTCGACGGGCAGATCGTGCCGCTGGAGAAGGTGCGCACGACCAGTCGTGCGCTGGGGCGGCTGGTCGACCTCGCGGTGGACGCGGCGGGGGAGTCGCCGGTGCGGGTCGCGGTGCACCACCTGGCCGACCCGGGGCGTGCCGCTGAGCTCGCCGCCCGACTCGCCGCGCGCCTGCCCTCGGCGACCTGCGTCGTGTCGGAACTCGGCGCCGTGATCGGCGCGCACACCGGTCCCGGGGTCCTCGGGGTGGTCGTCGCGCCTCGCTGA